A part of Deinococcus detaillensis genomic DNA contains:
- a CDS encoding metallophosphoesterase gives MRLARSLLSVFGTTLGFSYVNAYRYRTLQQRTQLGGLTRPLKVVLLSDLHYGNWIGRGSVRRWVRSAMEQQADLIVITGDFLDSSVSYRPIKTLIKELSALQAPLGVYGVFGNHDWTSLNTQPVRARFAQQLAEAGITIINNAGVQLRDDFYLCGIDDWWFGNQDLQSTLQAKTGGATLMLSHNPDFLPHVPEGVGLTLCGHTHGGQIKLPFLGPVKQASLYGTRFLEGWVQTQPEQPSAAEPAIEPAESRTIRGYVTHGLGVTGLPLRLNCPAELVVFDLQPPAENQAPADPNQAPPAP, from the coding sequence ATGCGCCTCGCCCGCTCTCTACTCTCCGTATTCGGCACAACCCTCGGTTTTTCGTACGTCAACGCTTACCGCTACCGCACCTTGCAGCAGCGCACCCAGCTCGGCGGCCTGACGCGGCCCCTCAAAGTCGTGCTGCTCTCAGATTTGCACTACGGCAACTGGATCGGGCGCGGCTCGGTGCGGCGCTGGGTGCGCTCGGCCATGGAGCAGCAGGCCGACTTGATCGTCATTACCGGCGACTTCTTGGACAGCAGCGTGTCGTACCGGCCCATCAAGACGCTCATCAAAGAACTCTCGGCACTTCAGGCTCCGCTGGGCGTCTACGGCGTCTTCGGCAACCACGATTGGACGAGCTTAAATACCCAGCCAGTTCGCGCCCGCTTCGCCCAGCAGCTCGCCGAGGCGGGCATCACCATCATCAACAATGCGGGCGTGCAGCTCAGAGACGACTTTTATTTGTGCGGCATCGATGACTGGTGGTTCGGTAACCAAGACCTCCAATCCACCCTACAAGCCAAAACCGGCGGGGCCACCTTGATGCTCTCGCACAACCCCGACTTTTTGCCGCACGTGCCGGAAGGCGTGGGCCTGACGCTCTGCGGCCACACCCACGGCGGGCAAATCAAATTGCCGTTTCTGGGGCCGGTCAAGCAGGCCAGCTTGTACGGCACCCGCTTTCTGGAAGGCTGGGTGCAGACGCAGCCCGAACAGCCCAGCGCCGCCGAGCCGGCCATCGAACCTGCTGAGTCGCGCACCATTCGCGGCTATGTGACGCACGGCCTCGGCGTGACCGGCTTACCGCTGCGCCTCAACTGCCCCGCCGAGTTGGTGGTGTTCGATTTGCAGCCGCCCGCCGAGAACCAAGCGCCCGCCGACCCGAACCAAGCGCCGCCCGCGCCTTAG
- a CDS encoding TetR/AcrR family transcriptional regulator, whose amino-acid sequence MRTAKQDWLAAGFVLLREEGEQALTIERLCAAMRLTKGAFYHHFQNAEGFRTALLDAWRERHTTAPIEQAQQAAEGAGRLSQLAAIIRPLDHALDLSVRAWSLRNAEVKAAFDQVDQTRLAYLTELHRQMGRAEPEQRARQDYAEFVGRQCLGWLETWPADAGLADTQSHTGD is encoded by the coding sequence ATGAGGACAGCCAAACAAGATTGGCTGGCAGCGGGGTTTGTCTTGCTGCGGGAAGAAGGCGAGCAAGCCCTGACCATCGAGCGGCTCTGCGCGGCCATGCGGCTGACTAAGGGGGCGTTTTATCACCATTTTCAAAATGCGGAGGGCTTCCGAACGGCTCTGCTCGATGCTTGGCGGGAGCGTCACACCACCGCGCCGATTGAGCAGGCCCAACAAGCTGCCGAGGGAGCGGGGCGGCTGAGCCAGTTGGCCGCCATTATCCGCCCGCTGGATCATGCGCTGGATTTATCGGTGCGGGCGTGGTCGCTCAGAAACGCGGAAGTTAAAGCCGCCTTTGACCAAGTAGATCAAACGCGGCTGGCATACCTGACCGAGCTTCACCGCCAGATGGGCCGAGCTGAGCCAGAGCAGCGGGCGCGGCAAGACTACGCCGAATTTGTCGGGCGGCAGTGTTTGGGGTGGTTGGAGACTTGGCCCGCAGATGCTGGACTTGCAGACACTCAGTCCCACACCGGCGACTGA
- a CDS encoding ABC transporter permease yields the protein MSNVLLMARLSLSEALRKKLIVVLLILTAAFIGFYLYGVLRLQQNLAERAADAGLSAGPRRGLGALPVVYSGLFGMYLVYFLGSLMAVLSTVASISGDIENGVMQSVVARPVTRAQVVLGRWLGFTGVNVLYVTLVSVALLTGLYLITGYLPPAPVAAVAQILLGIVLITSLTVLGSTLFATLANGIAVFVLYGLGSAGGILKSIGALANSPTMETLGNAANIVMPTNALWLGASYHLQTEGALQLAQVARGANPLASTTPIEPSILIWAAVYTALAVALAMWRFSRRDL from the coding sequence GTGAGTAATGTTCTCTTGATGGCCCGGTTGTCGCTCAGCGAAGCGCTCCGCAAAAAACTGATCGTGGTTTTGCTGATTCTGACCGCCGCCTTTATCGGCTTTTACCTCTACGGCGTGCTGCGCTTGCAGCAAAACTTGGCTGAGCGGGCTGCCGATGCGGGCTTATCGGCTGGGCCGCGCCGGGGCCTCGGCGCATTGCCGGTGGTGTATTCGGGCTTGTTCGGGATGTACCTGGTGTACTTCCTCGGCTCGCTGATGGCCGTTCTCTCCACGGTGGCCTCCATCAGCGGCGACATCGAAAACGGGGTGATGCAGTCGGTGGTGGCCCGCCCTGTTACCCGCGCTCAGGTGGTGCTGGGACGCTGGCTGGGTTTCACTGGGGTTAACGTGCTGTATGTGACGCTGGTGTCGGTGGCGCTGCTCACCGGCCTGTATCTCATCACCGGCTACCTGCCGCCCGCACCAGTGGCAGCCGTCGCCCAAATTCTGCTCGGCATCGTACTGATCACCAGCTTGACGGTGCTGGGCAGCACGCTGTTTGCCACCCTCGCCAACGGCATCGCGGTGTTCGTGCTCTACGGTCTTGGCTCAGCGGGCGGCATCCTCAAGTCGATTGGAGCGCTGGCCAACTCGCCCACCATGGAAACGCTCGGCAACGCTGCCAACATCGTGATGCCCACCAACGCACTGTGGCTGGGGGCCAGTTACCACCTGCAAACAGAGGGGGCCTTGCAACTCGCCCAAGTGGCGCGGGGAGCCAATCCGCTGGCCTCCACCACGCCGATTGAGCCGAGCATACTGATCTGGGCCGCCGTTTACACCGCGCTGGCCGTCGCTCTGGCGATGTGGCGGTTTTCGCGGCGGGATTTGTGA
- a CDS encoding DUF429 domain-containing protein — protein MKFIGLDLAWSARNPSGAAVLEGSENGAALTASGVLGDDAEVLAFLDAHASGPCLIAVDAPLSVPNLTGQRLAEAQLAAVFGKYQAGAHPANRTLLGRYNGGVLRGEWLRDALAERGIRDEPADVADPQARVCLEVYPHAAMVALFRLERTLKYKRKKQGREVMLDAWDEYHRHLSALTGAKPPLTGLDTLLAVSPGGLKGAALKNHEDEADAVMCAYIALYAHRFPGRCEVFGSVAEGYILTPTLPERWKLA, from the coding sequence GTGAAGTTCATCGGCCTAGATTTGGCGTGGTCAGCCCGCAACCCCAGCGGCGCGGCGGTGCTGGAGGGAAGCGAAAACGGCGCGGCGTTGACGGCTTCCGGTGTACTGGGCGACGACGCGGAGGTTCTGGCTTTTCTGGATGCCCACGCCTCCGGCCCCTGTTTGATTGCCGTCGACGCGCCGCTGAGCGTGCCCAACCTGACGGGTCAGCGCCTTGCCGAGGCGCAACTGGCCGCCGTGTTTGGCAAGTATCAAGCGGGCGCACACCCGGCCAACCGCACTTTGCTGGGCCGCTACAACGGTGGGGTGTTGCGCGGCGAGTGGCTGCGGGACGCCCTGGCCGAGCGGGGCATTCGGGATGAGCCAGCGGATGTGGCCGACCCACAGGCTCGGGTCTGTTTAGAAGTTTATCCGCACGCGGCGATGGTGGCGCTGTTCAGGTTGGAGCGTACCCTCAAGTACAAGCGCAAGAAACAGGGCCGGGAAGTGATGCTGGACGCCTGGGACGAGTATCACCGCCACCTGAGTGCCCTGACTGGGGCCAAGCCGCCGCTGACGGGCCTAGATACATTGCTGGCCGTCAGTCCAGGCGGCCTTAAAGGTGCGGCGCTCAAAAACCATGAGGACGAAGCCGACGCGGTGATGTGCGCTTACATTGCCCTCTACGCTCACCGCTTTCCAGGACGGTGCGAGGTTTTTGGCAGCGTCGCCGAGGGCTACATCCTGACGCCGACGCTCCCAGAGCGCTGGAAACTAGCCTGA
- a CDS encoding aldo/keto reductase family protein yields the protein MEYRNLGKSGLKVSEVALGGWETYGVNVNENQMVRDIVMKAYEEGVNYFDEADIYARGKSEEMMGKVLNELPRQNLVIASKVFWPMSDNVNDRGLSRKHVMESIRGTLKRLGTDYLDIYFAHRYDPEVPMEEIVMSFDQVIRNGQALYWGTSMWPAARIAQAVEFAKANGLHAPVVEQPEYSMIRRERVEGEILPYTESAGVGLVVWSPLAMGLLTGKYDDGKPAGARLTEKENWGKSILTDENVQKVRDLKPIADELGLTRAQLALAWILRQKGVSSVITGATKVSQIEDTVKAAGVNLSEEVVSQIEDILSPR from the coding sequence ATGGAATATCGCAATTTAGGGAAAAGCGGCTTGAAAGTCTCCGAAGTGGCGTTGGGTGGTTGGGAAACCTACGGCGTCAATGTCAATGAAAACCAGATGGTGCGCGACATTGTCATGAAGGCCTACGAAGAAGGCGTCAATTATTTTGATGAAGCCGACATCTACGCCCGTGGCAAGTCTGAAGAAATGATGGGCAAGGTACTCAACGAGTTGCCGCGCCAAAACTTGGTAATCGCTTCCAAAGTCTTTTGGCCGATGAGCGATAACGTCAACGACAGGGGTCTGTCGCGCAAGCACGTCATGGAAAGCATTCGCGGCACCTTAAAGCGCCTCGGCACAGATTACCTCGACATCTACTTCGCCCACCGCTACGACCCCGAAGTGCCGATGGAAGAAATTGTGATGTCCTTTGACCAGGTGATTCGCAATGGTCAGGCCCTGTACTGGGGCACCAGCATGTGGCCCGCTGCCCGCATCGCTCAGGCCGTCGAGTTTGCCAAAGCCAACGGCCTGCACGCGCCAGTGGTGGAGCAGCCCGAGTACAGCATGATTCGCCGCGAGCGGGTAGAAGGCGAGATCTTGCCCTACACCGAGTCGGCGGGCGTGGGCTTGGTCGTCTGGAGTCCTTTGGCGATGGGTCTGCTGACCGGCAAATACGACGACGGCAAACCGGCCGGGGCACGCCTCACCGAGAAAGAGAACTGGGGCAAGTCGATCCTGACCGACGAGAACGTGCAAAAAGTCCGCGATCTCAAGCCTATCGCTGATGAGCTGGGCCTGACCCGCGCCCAACTGGCGCTGGCTTGGATTTTGCGCCAGAAGGGCGTCAGCAGCGTCATTACCGGAGCCACCAAAGTCAGCCAGATTGAAGACACCGTTAAGGCGGCGGGCGTCAACCTCAGCGAAGAAGTGGTCAGCCAGATTGAAGACATCTTGTCGCCGCGCTAA
- a CDS encoding DUF3995 domain-containing protein yields MEIISMGLLTLVLLSISSVHVYWGFGGVWPGKDPQSLARTVVGGPVGMSPPPAWACFGVALALALAAGMVLAFVGVLTLPLPTGWLRWGMGALAVVFLLGGVGGTLWNGCGPVRREVRSCGSTNKSTRRCVLSWDCWRGHW; encoded by the coding sequence ATGGAAATAATCTCAATGGGTCTGCTGACATTGGTGCTGCTCTCAATCTCCTCCGTTCACGTTTACTGGGGCTTCGGCGGCGTTTGGCCCGGCAAAGACCCGCAGAGTTTGGCTCGCACGGTGGTGGGCGGCCCTGTCGGAATGTCGCCGCCGCCGGCTTGGGCCTGCTTCGGCGTGGCGCTGGCACTGGCTTTGGCGGCGGGTATGGTGCTGGCGTTTGTGGGTGTGCTGACTTTGCCACTGCCGACGGGGTGGCTGCGCTGGGGAATGGGGGCGCTGGCAGTGGTCTTTTTGCTGGGCGGAGTGGGGGGTACTTTATGGAACGGCTGCGGCCCAGTCCGGCGGGAAGTCCGTTCGTGCGGCTCAACAAACAAATCTACTCGCCGCTGTGTATTGTCTTGGGATTGCTGGCGTGGGCATTGGTGA
- a CDS encoding amidohydrolase yields the protein MSPHTLILARTLTQDDAQPEAQAVLVGAGRVVAVGSREEMQALSPAAKVLDHRDLLLTPGLCDAHIHLVSYGFSLSQLPLHGAGSVAEVAAKVAQRSANTPAGTWIRGGGFLMSELGLSDYPTAEMLDMVSPHHPVLLYSRDLHLAWANSLALRLAGIDAHTPDPAGGKIVRPLGSLLENATALVAHVIPAPSPAQWLAAAEAGARDLAQRGYVSAHTMAYEDGEAPRALQTLAARSELPLRIWACLPHQRLAEAAELKKANSALFEFGGLKFFADGALGSRTAWLHPPGFADGSGTGIALDSPELIRELGREALELGLVPVTHAIGDRANTEVLDAYDHLRELAQQKGLRLRIEHAQHLRPADLPRFSGLVASVQPIHLQGDAAMIGDLLPQHLQTSYAFKSLTAAGAILAFGSDAPVAPPDVRASFAAAVTRVGDDGTRLAPAEALSPEETLWAFTRGPALAANWADEGVIRPGARAAFTLWDKLGGNAQALVL from the coding sequence ATGTCTCCCCACACGCTGATTCTGGCCCGCACCCTGACCCAAGACGACGCCCAACCTGAAGCGCAGGCCGTGTTGGTGGGCGCAGGGCGGGTGGTGGCTGTGGGCAGCCGAGAAGAGATGCAAGCGCTCTCCCCCGCCGCCAAGGTGCTGGATCACCGCGACCTGCTGCTGACACCGGGGCTGTGCGACGCCCATATTCATCTGGTGAGTTACGGCTTCTCGCTTTCGCAACTGCCGCTGCACGGCGCAGGCAGCGTGGCGGAAGTGGCGGCCAAAGTCGCTCAGCGCAGCGCCAACACACCCGCCGGAACTTGGATTCGCGGCGGCGGCTTTTTGATGTCCGAGTTGGGCCTGAGTGATTACCCCACCGCCGAGATGCTCGACATGGTCAGCCCGCACCATCCGGTGCTGCTGTATTCGCGGGACTTGCACTTGGCTTGGGCCAACAGCTTGGCGCTGCGGCTGGCCGGTATAGACGCGCACACCCCCGATCCGGCAGGCGGAAAAATCGTGCGCCCGCTGGGCAGTTTGCTGGAAAACGCCACCGCGTTGGTGGCCCACGTGATTCCGGCTCCCAGCCCGGCACAGTGGCTCGCCGCCGCCGAAGCCGGAGCGCGAGACCTCGCCCAGCGCGGCTACGTCAGCGCTCATACGATGGCTTACGAGGACGGCGAAGCGCCCCGCGCCCTGCAAACGCTGGCGGCGCGGAGCGAGTTGCCGCTGAGAATCTGGGCTTGCTTGCCACATCAGCGCTTGGCCGAGGCGGCAGAACTGAAAAAAGCCAACAGCGCCTTGTTTGAGTTCGGCGGCCTCAAGTTCTTCGCTGACGGCGCACTGGGCAGCCGCACCGCTTGGCTGCACCCGCCGGGATTTGCTGACGGCTCCGGCACTGGCATCGCTTTAGACAGCCCCGAGCTGATCCGTGAATTGGGGCGGGAGGCACTGGAACTCGGTTTGGTGCCGGTCACGCACGCCATAGGCGATAGGGCCAACACCGAAGTCCTCGACGCTTACGACCACTTGCGGGAATTGGCCCAGCAAAAGGGTCTGCGCCTGAGAATCGAACACGCCCAGCACCTGCGGCCCGCTGACCTGCCGCGTTTCTCGGGGCTTGTCGCCAGCGTCCAACCGATTCACCTGCAAGGCGACGCCGCCATGATCGGCGACTTGCTGCCGCAGCACCTCCAGACCAGTTACGCCTTCAAGTCGCTCACGGCGGCGGGCGCAATACTGGCCTTCGGCTCAGACGCGCCGGTGGCTCCGCCGGACGTGCGGGCCAGCTTTGCCGCCGCCGTGACCCGGGTGGGCGATGACGGCACCCGGCTGGCCCCAGCCGAGGCGCTGAGCCCAGAAGAAACCCTGTGGGCCTTCACACGCGGCCCCGCGCTGGCGGCAAACTGGGCCGACGAGGGCGTCATCCGGCCCGGCGCGAGGGCCGCCTTTACCCTGTGGGACAAGCTCGGCGGGAACGCGCAGGCACTGGTGCTGTGA
- a CDS encoding GNAT family N-acetyltransferase, whose product MTTLLSNPSVFDPPTATPAERLAVARLTAECFAFAYPEDPPLLLKQEAAGLSFVTPGEKVEHVVVREDAQVLAWGMLEYSLEQNLHLARARLLVHPEMRRRGVGRRVAERLISQARQAGRTTLTFVTTDRAPAGQPFAGELGATPAITDRRSQLNLAAVSTELLDAWLSRPAGEAYQLHLWQTYPEAYLERMAQMVMVMNTAPRGELDYDDWKITPEMLRTWEQQIREVGEVRWTAVIEDTQSGELVGYSEIYWTPQRASAVDQGATAVRPSERGRGLGKWLKAALTHQILQQCSGAQFIRTSNANENAAMLGINVALGFEPFSEQTEWQLHLI is encoded by the coding sequence ATGACCACACTCCTTTCAAATCCCAGCGTATTTGACCCGCCTACGGCCACTCCCGCCGAACGCCTCGCCGTCGCGCGACTGACGGCCGAGTGCTTTGCGTTCGCCTATCCGGAAGACCCGCCATTGCTGCTGAAGCAAGAGGCGGCGGGCCTGAGCTTCGTGACGCCCGGCGAAAAGGTGGAGCATGTTGTCGTCCGGGAGGACGCTCAAGTGCTGGCATGGGGAATGCTGGAGTACAGCTTGGAGCAAAACTTACATCTGGCCCGCGCCCGATTGCTGGTTCATCCAGAAATGCGCCGCCGGGGAGTTGGGCGCAGGGTGGCCGAGCGGCTGATCTCGCAGGCGCGGCAAGCCGGACGCACCACACTGACGTTTGTTACCACCGACCGCGCTCCGGCTGGGCAACCGTTCGCCGGGGAATTGGGAGCCACGCCGGCCATTACAGATCGCCGCAGCCAATTGAACCTGGCGGCTGTATCCACTGAGTTGCTCGACGCTTGGCTCAGTCGTCCAGCGGGCGAGGCCTACCAACTCCACCTCTGGCAAACGTATCCGGAAGCGTACTTAGAACGGATGGCCCAGATGGTCATGGTGATGAACACCGCCCCACGCGGCGAACTGGACTACGACGACTGGAAAATCACGCCGGAAATGCTAAGAACGTGGGAACAGCAAATCCGTGAGGTGGGCGAAGTGCGCTGGACAGCAGTGATTGAAGACACCCAAAGCGGCGAACTGGTCGGTTATAGCGAAATCTACTGGACGCCGCAGCGGGCCAGCGCCGTAGATCAGGGCGCAACGGCCGTCAGGCCCAGTGAACGGGGACGGGGGCTGGGCAAGTGGCTCAAAGCGGCCCTGACCCACCAAATTTTGCAGCAGTGCAGCGGAGCGCAGTTTATCCGCACCAGCAACGCCAATGAAAATGCCGCCATGCTGGGCATTAACGTGGCGCTGGGCTTCGAGCCTTTTTCCGAGCAAACCGAGTGGCAACTTCACCTGATCTAA
- the minE gene encoding cell division topological specificity factor MinE has product MESFFERMGFGRKKSKETLKNRLELVLAYDRAKIAPGKVDALREDLLAVVKKYFPTEGSNIEVEQRGDSIMLVASIPLEKEPR; this is encoded by the coding sequence ATGGAGTCCTTTTTTGAACGTATGGGCTTTGGCCGTAAAAAATCCAAAGAAACACTCAAGAACCGCCTAGAGTTGGTGCTGGCCTACGACCGCGCCAAAATTGCGCCGGGCAAGGTAGACGCCCTGCGTGAAGATTTGCTGGCAGTCGTCAAAAAATACTTTCCGACTGAGGGCAGCAACATTGAAGTCGAGCAGCGCGGTGACAGCATCATGCTGGTGGCCAGCATCCCGCTGGAAAAAGAACCTCGCTAA
- a CDS encoding YciI family protein: MKPYFVLIYRPGPNWVQGKPVFGQALGPHLAYMKGLNEGGLLKMAGPYPDDASGLIVLNVTSADQAHQIMQGDPAIATQMMCGTVHPWLNVLED; the protein is encoded by the coding sequence ATGAAACCGTATTTCGTGCTGATCTATCGACCAGGGCCCAATTGGGTGCAGGGTAAGCCTGTCTTTGGACAGGCGCTGGGGCCACACCTGGCATACATGAAGGGCTTGAACGAGGGAGGTCTGCTCAAAATGGCTGGCCCTTATCCCGACGATGCCAGTGGACTGATCGTTCTGAACGTCACTTCAGCCGACCAAGCCCACCAAATCATGCAGGGTGATCCGGCCATCGCCACGCAGATGATGTGCGGCACGGTTCACCCTTGGCTCAATGTTCTGGAAGATTAG
- the speA gene encoding biosynthetic arginine decarboxylase, protein MKTTSKYSIADAAETYLVPNWSNGWFRVNDDGQMEVTPSPGLHVVIQDVVESVLERGESLPVIIRFPQVLSGRVKQLNEAFHNAIEEYKYKGAYQGVFPIKVNQRRLVVETIAQAGYSYAHGLEAGSKAELALCLAQKMNPDALLCCNGFKDDGFIKLALWGRTLGKNVVITLEKYSELERILKQAKALGVKPAIGVRFKLHARGSGQWEESGGDQAKFGLNAYELLRVVEKLREENMLDSLVMLHTHIGSQITDIRRIKVAVREATQTYAGLIAAGAQLKYLNVGGGLGVDYDGSKTTFYASMNYTLAEYAADIVYTVQEVCKARSVPEPTIVSESGRALTAHHSVLVMPVVDVTGPTRDLQDIPEAGENTHQIVKDMEEVLDNITARNYREMYNDAVGDKQTLHNLFDLGYVTLSDRARGEALFNAVLRKISKLIAGEKYVPDELEDLQKVLADKYICNFSLFQSLPDNWAIQALFPIVPLSRLDEKPTRQGTLVDITCDSDGKIEKFIDLRDVKATLPLHEPNGKPYYLGVFLAGAYQDVLGSSHNLFGKVSEAHVTARPGGRYHIDLFVRGQKARRMIESMGYEEGMLRDSIEDQADEAIKEGLLTDEQETELLEDYGEELLGYTYLEYEAD, encoded by the coding sequence TTGAAAACCACCTCGAAATATTCGATTGCCGACGCCGCCGAAACCTACCTCGTACCCAACTGGAGCAACGGGTGGTTTAGGGTCAACGACGACGGCCAAATGGAAGTCACCCCCTCGCCAGGCCTGCACGTGGTCATTCAGGATGTGGTGGAGAGCGTGCTGGAGCGCGGCGAGAGCCTGCCGGTGATTATCCGCTTTCCGCAGGTACTCAGCGGACGGGTCAAGCAGCTCAACGAGGCTTTTCACAACGCCATTGAAGAGTACAAGTACAAGGGCGCTTATCAGGGCGTGTTTCCGATCAAGGTCAATCAGCGCCGCTTGGTGGTTGAGACCATCGCACAGGCGGGTTACAGCTACGCGCACGGCTTAGAAGCGGGCAGCAAAGCGGAGCTGGCACTGTGCCTCGCTCAGAAGATGAACCCCGACGCCCTGCTGTGCTGCAACGGCTTTAAGGACGACGGCTTTATCAAGCTGGCGCTGTGGGGCCGCACGCTCGGCAAAAACGTGGTGATCACGCTGGAGAAATACAGCGAATTAGAGCGGATTCTCAAGCAGGCCAAAGCGCTGGGCGTCAAACCGGCCATTGGGGTGCGCTTTAAGCTGCACGCACGCGGAAGCGGCCAGTGGGAAGAATCCGGCGGTGACCAAGCCAAATTCGGGCTGAACGCTTACGAGCTTTTGCGGGTGGTCGAAAAGTTGCGCGAAGAAAATATGCTCGACTCGTTGGTGATGCTGCACACCCACATCGGCTCGCAGATCACCGACATCCGGCGCATCAAAGTGGCGGTGCGTGAGGCCACCCAGACCTACGCGGGTCTCATCGCGGCGGGCGCACAGCTCAAGTACCTCAACGTGGGCGGCGGCCTCGGCGTGGACTACGACGGCTCCAAAACCACCTTTTATGCCAGTATGAACTACACGCTGGCCGAATACGCCGCCGACATCGTCTACACCGTGCAGGAAGTCTGTAAAGCGCGGAGCGTGCCGGAACCCACCATCGTCTCTGAATCGGGCCGGGCGCTGACCGCCCACCACTCGGTGCTGGTGATGCCGGTAGTAGACGTGACCGGGCCGACCCGCGACCTTCAAGACATTCCCGAAGCGGGCGAGAACACCCACCAGATCGTCAAGGATATGGAAGAGGTGCTCGACAACATCACTGCCCGCAATTACCGCGAGATGTACAACGACGCGGTGGGCGACAAGCAGACGCTGCACAATTTGTTCGACCTCGGCTACGTGACCCTGAGTGACCGCGCCAGGGGCGAGGCGCTGTTCAACGCCGTTCTGCGCAAGATCAGCAAACTGATTGCCGGTGAAAAGTACGTGCCTGACGAACTGGAAGACTTGCAAAAGGTGCTGGCCGACAAGTACATCTGCAACTTTTCTTTGTTCCAGAGCTTGCCGGACAACTGGGCCATTCAAGCGCTGTTTCCGATTGTGCCGCTCTCGCGCCTCGATGAAAAACCCACCCGGCAAGGCACCTTGGTGGACATCACCTGCGACAGCGACGGCAAGATCGAGAAGTTCATCGATCTGCGCGACGTGAAAGCCACCCTACCGCTGCATGAACCCAACGGCAAACCGTATTACCTCGGGGTGTTTTTGGCCGGCGCTTATCAGGACGTGCTGGGCAGCTCACACAACTTGTTCGGCAAAGTCAGCGAAGCGCACGTCACTGCCCGTCCGGGAGGGCGGTATCACATCGACTTGTTCGTGCGCGGCCAAAAAGCCCGCCGGATGATCGAGTCGATGGGCTACGAGGAAGGCATGCTCAGAGACAGCATCGAAGATCAAGCCGACGAAGCGATCAAGGAAGGCCTGCTGACCGATGAGCAGGAAACAGAGCTGCTTGAAGACTACGGCGAGGAGCTGCTGGGCTACACCTATTTGGAGTACGAGGCGGACTGA
- a CDS encoding ABC transporter ATP-binding protein, translated as MTLAIQTEQLRKEYKGRAVVQSLDLEVGEGEVFGFLGPNGAGKSTTVKMLLGLVRPTSGSIKVLGGSPDDPAVRARLGFLPEQFRFQTWMTAEEFLKFHGQLAGLKAEELRTRIPAVLKRVGLGGRGTEALGGYSKGMLQRAGLAGAILARPRLVFLDEPTSALDPVGRVEVREIIQELRGEGVAVFLNSHLLSEVEQVSDRVAFVKAGVVVRAGTMTELLGGALPVLVKVDHLSPELAAALGRLGQLEHQTEQQVSVVVSGEEAIPAIAQAVFASGAQLYALTPQRHDLEDLFLELVGQNGDTGQQIQLGHLKTEKVA; from the coding sequence ATGACTTTAGCTATTCAAACTGAGCAGCTCCGCAAAGAATATAAAGGCCGCGCCGTCGTCCAGAGCCTCGACCTCGAAGTCGGAGAGGGCGAAGTCTTCGGCTTCCTCGGCCCCAACGGCGCAGGCAAATCCACCACCGTCAAGATGCTGCTCGGCTTGGTGCGGCCTACTTCCGGCAGCATCAAAGTGCTGGGTGGCTCGCCGGATGACCCGGCCGTGCGGGCCCGCCTCGGCTTTTTGCCGGAGCAGTTCCGATTCCAAACCTGGATGACCGCCGAGGAGTTTCTGAAGTTTCACGGTCAGCTCGCGGGGCTCAAAGCTGAAGAACTCAGAACCCGCATTCCTGCCGTGCTGAAGCGGGTGGGCCTCGGGGGGCGCGGCACGGAGGCGCTCGGCGGCTACAGCAAAGGCATGCTTCAGCGGGCGGGTCTGGCCGGAGCGATTCTGGCGCGGCCCCGCTTGGTCTTCCTCGACGAACCCACCTCGGCGCTCGATCCGGTGGGCCGGGTGGAAGTCCGCGAGATCATTCAGGAGCTGCGCGGCGAAGGCGTGGCAGTGTTTCTCAACTCGCACCTGCTGAGCGAAGTGGAGCAGGTCTCAGACCGGGTGGCCTTTGTGAAAGCGGGCGTGGTGGTGAGGGCCGGAACGATGACTGAACTCTTGGGCGGAGCGCTGCCGGTGCTGGTCAAGGTGGATCATTTATCGCCTGAACTCGCCGCCGCGTTGGGCAGGCTGGGCCAACTCGAACACCAGACAGAGCAGCAAGTCAGCGTGGTGGTGAGTGGGGAAGAAGCCATTCCGGCGATTGCTCAAGCGGTCTTCGCATCGGGAGCGCAGCTCTACGCCCTGACGCCGCAGCGCCACGACCTCGAAGACCTTTTCTTGGAATTGGTCGGCCAAAACGGTGACACCGGCCAGCAAATCCAACTCGGCCACCTCAAAACGGAGAAAGTCGCGTGA